TTGATCATTTTTGCATCTAAACAGAAATGACAGGATTGTCAGTCTGAGGTTTCAAAATGAAAACGACAGTGGGATGGATCACTTTATCACGTTAGGTACCACATCTATTTAATGTGACTGTGGAGGAGGTAAGATGACTGTGTGATATTTATGAGAGGATTAAAAACCTTTGCTGCTTCAGGTTGTTTTTGACTAATGACTCACACCCCATCATTCCCAAATCCGACCTTGGCTCTAAAGAATCATTAACATTCAGTATATTTTAATCAGATATCAATTTATTAGGGAACCATTCATTTGCTGCTCATTAGCACTAAACATTTGTTTTTGGGGGGTCAAGTATCCATGTCACATTATGTAGAAAATGGTCCTTCATGCCAACAGGCTTACATGTGGAAAACATGAATCCCCCCAAACTCTGGGGATTATTCCAGAATGGGGcaaaagagaggctgggaagtaCCATTTACTACACAAATTTAATAAGATGGACAAAAACCTTTATCAGAGTTGGAAAATCAAGTTGGAAACAAACACATATATTCACTACTTAATGTATTTAATTCCAACCCCTCATTGGAATCACCTTGGTAACATTTAAGATTCTACAACAGTATGATGTGACGATTCAGAGGTGGTCTCAAAGTTGTtacagtgttaaaaaaaattatagtaagcAGTATAAAATTACAATTTATTATGGGGCCAGGGGGATTCACAGCCatccttaaaaatattaagagcaaaccacggccaggcatggtggctcacacctgtaatcccagcacttttgggaggctgaggtgggcagatcacttgaggtcaggagttcaacatgatgaaaccccgtctctatcaaatatacaaaacttagccagtcatggtgtctacacctgtggtcccagctactcgggaggctgaggcaccagaatcgcttgaacctgggaggctgacttgcagtgagccaagattgcgccactgcactccagcctgggaaacagagcgagacttcgtctcaaaaacaaaacaaaacaaagaaaacatgaagagCAAACCTTTTAGAGAATTCTacttatgatttctttttctcaattcCTTTCCCCCACTCCTTTTGTTTTCTAAGCACTAATCTGGTATGGAGTCAGCGGGACAGAGCAAAGCTGGATGGGCTGCCCCTTGAATGATGGAGTAGGTCTGCTTGGGTAGTTCTtgctgggaagaggaggagaacaCCGGCGGCGCAGTGGTGGCCACTGCGATGTTCTGGCCTCCATCGCTCACCACTGTCACTTCTGCTGTCCCCTCCTGAATCAAGGCGTTTAGGCCTTCAAAGTCAGTGCAAGTAATACCCGAACTGGTAATGAAAGTCTGATTGCCAGAGCCTTCCTGGGGGCCACCTGGGGCCGTGGGGATGAGAGTCTGGTGCAGAGTGGCTCCGTCCGTCTGGTCGTGAGTGGTCAGCAGGACAGCCGGCTGGGTCATTGCGCCCGCCTCGCTCGGACACCGCGAGGACTGAGGGGGGGCGATCAGACTGACCTGGCGCAGGATCTGCAGCCGGCTGTTCCCCGGGAGTTCCTCTGGGTTCTGGGCCACCAAAGCAGGCGGGACGATGTTCACTGCAGCGGCGGCAGCCTGGACGATGGTGTTCGCCTGTGGCACCTGATGCCCGACGATGATTTTGACTCTTCCCTCGCTGAACTGGGGCACTTGGCTGGGCTGGAGGGGTACCTGGAGGTGTCCCACAGTGAGGGGCGTGGCGGGCTGCTTGCTGGGATCGATCTGAAACTGGAGGACGGTCACGTCGGAGTTCTTACTCTCATTGTACTCACTGTGCTGTCTCTTGTGGCTGCGGAGTGAGTCCTCCCGCATGAAGGAGGCGTCGCATATATCGCAGTGGAAAGTCTTCTTGGCATCGAGCTTGGCCACCTGCCGGCTGCTTTGCCTGCCCGTGTCCTTCCTCTCCAGAGCCTCAGTCTTAACCATGTCCGCATGGAACTTCTTCATGTGCTTGCTCAGGTTGCTAGGCTGTTTGGTGTCGAAGCTGCAGTAGTTGCATTTGAAAGGGCGGTCGGTGCAGTGGATGCGCTCGTGGATGCGCAGGGCGGCCTTGCTGGAGCAGGAGTAGCTGCATTCCGAGCACTTCTCGGGATGCTCCGACTGGTGCACGCGGCTGTGCTTCCGGAGGGTGGCT
This is a stretch of genomic DNA from Papio anubis isolate 15944 chromosome 16, Panubis1.0, whole genome shotgun sequence. It encodes these proteins:
- the ZFP64 gene encoding zinc finger protein 64 isoform X5, yielding MKDMERHLKIHTGDKPHKCEVCGKCFSRKDKLKTHMRCHTGVKPYKCKTCDYAAADSSSLNKHLRIHSDERPFKCQICPYASRNSSQLTVHLRSHTGDAPFQCWLCSAKFKISSDLKRHMRVHSGEKPFKCEFCNVRCTMKGNLKSHIRIKHSGNNFKCPHCDFLGDSKATLRKHSRVHQSEHPEKCSECSYSCSSKAALRIHERIHCTDRPFKCNYCSFDTKQPSNLSKHMKKFHADMVKTEALERKDTGRQSSRQVAKLDAKKTFHCDICDASFMREDSLRSHKRQHSEYNESKNSDVTVLQFQIDPSKQPATPLTVGHLQVPLQPSQVPQFSEGRVKIIVGHQVPQANTIVQAAAAAVNIVPPALVAQNPEELPGNSRLQILRQVSLIAPPQSSRCPSEAGAMTQPAVLLTTHDQTDGATLHQTLIPTAPGGPQEGSGNQTFITSSGITCTDFEGLNALIQEGTAEVTVVSDGGQNIAVATTAPPVFSSSSQQELPKQTYSIIQGAAHPALLCPADSIPD
- the ZFP64 gene encoding zinc finger protein 64 isoform X2, which produces MNASSEGESFAGSVQSGTTVLVELTPDIHICGICKQQFNNLDAFVAHKQSGCQLTGTSAAAPSTVQFVSEETVPATQTQTTTRTITSETQTITVSAPEFVFEHGYQTYLPTESNENQTATVISLPAKSRTKKPTTPPAQKRLNCCYPGCQFKTAYGMKDMERHLKIHTGDKPHKCEVCGKCFSRKDKLKTHMRCHTGVKPYKCKTCDYAAADSSSLNKHLRIHSDERPFKCQICPYASRNSSQLTVHLRSHTGDAPFQCWLCSAKFKISSDLKRHMRVHSGEKPFKCEFCNVRCTMKGNLKSHIRIKHSGNNFKCPHCDFLGDSKATLRKHSRVHQSEHPEKCSECSYSCSSKAALRIHERIHCTDRPFKCNYCSFDTKQPSNLSKHMKKFHADMVKTEALERKDTGRQSSRQVAKLDAKKTFHCDICDASFMREDSLRSHKRQHSEYNESKNSDVTVLQFQIDPSKQPATPLTVGHLQVPLQPSQVPQFSEGRVKIIVGHQVPQANTIVQAAAAAVNIVPPALVAQNPEELPGNSRLQILRQVSLIAPPQSSRCPSEAGAMTQPAVLLTTHDQTDGATLHQTLIPTAPGGPQEGSGNQTFITSSGITCTDFEGLNALIQEGTAEVTVVSDGGQNIAVATTAPPVFSSSSQQELPKQTYSIIQGAAHPALLCPADSIPD
- the ZFP64 gene encoding zinc finger protein 64 isoform X1 codes for the protein MNASSEGESFAGSVQIPGGTTVLVELTPDIHICGICKQQFNNLDAFVAHKQSGCQLTGTSAAAPSTVQFVSEETVPATQTQTTTRTITSETQTITVSAPEFVFEHGYQTYLPTESNENQTATVISLPAKSRTKKPTTPPAQKRLNCCYPGCQFKTAYGMKDMERHLKIHTGDKPHKCEVCGKCFSRKDKLKTHMRCHTGVKPYKCKTCDYAAADSSSLNKHLRIHSDERPFKCQICPYASRNSSQLTVHLRSHTGDAPFQCWLCSAKFKISSDLKRHMRVHSGEKPFKCEFCNVRCTMKGNLKSHIRIKHSGNNFKCPHCDFLGDSKATLRKHSRVHQSEHPEKCSECSYSCSSKAALRIHERIHCTDRPFKCNYCSFDTKQPSNLSKHMKKFHADMVKTEALERKDTGRQSSRQVAKLDAKKTFHCDICDASFMREDSLRSHKRQHSEYNESKNSDVTVLQFQIDPSKQPATPLTVGHLQVPLQPSQVPQFSEGRVKIIVGHQVPQANTIVQAAAAAVNIVPPALVAQNPEELPGNSRLQILRQVSLIAPPQSSRCPSEAGAMTQPAVLLTTHDQTDGATLHQTLIPTAPGGPQEGSGNQTFITSSGITCTDFEGLNALIQEGTAEVTVVSDGGQNIAVATTAPPVFSSSSQQELPKQTYSIIQGAAHPALLCPADSIPD